From a region of the Pseudomonas fulva 12-X genome:
- the fliO gene encoding flagellar biosynthetic protein FliO gives MNRLLLALLALPCFAFAAEPAAQAPAASGGIAGQLAQLVIGLLLVIGLIFLLAWMMRRVQRLGPNNGKVIKIVATQALSPRDRLVLVQVGNEQVLLGLTPGRINSLHVMGEPVHLPDAEPASTEFSQRLMELLGKDQKDKS, from the coding sequence ATGAACAGACTCCTGCTCGCACTCCTTGCGCTGCCGTGCTTCGCCTTCGCCGCCGAGCCGGCTGCCCAGGCGCCTGCCGCCAGCGGCGGTATCGCCGGACAGCTGGCGCAGCTGGTGATTGGCCTGTTACTGGTGATCGGCTTGATCTTCCTGCTCGCCTGGATGATGCGCCGCGTGCAGCGTCTGGGCCCCAACAATGGCAAGGTGATCAAGATCGTTGCCACTCAGGCGCTGAGCCCCCGCGATCGGCTGGTGCTGGTGCAGGTCGGCAACGAGCAGGTCTTGCTAGGCCTCACACCTGGGCGCATCAACTCGCTGCACGTGATGGGCGAGCCGGTTCACCTGCCCGATGCCGAGCCGGCATCCACCGAATTCTCCCAGCGCCTCATGGAACTGCTGGGCAAGGACCAGAAGGACAAGTCCTGA
- the fliP gene encoding flagellar type III secretion system pore protein FliP (The bacterial flagellar biogenesis protein FliP forms a type III secretion system (T3SS)-type pore required for flagellar assembly.), producing the protein MLRLLLVLVFALGASLAFAQEPPSPSPLIQQGSNPLSIPAITLSTDAEGQQEYSVSLQILLIMTALSFIPAFLMLMTSFTRIIIVFSILRQALGLQQTPSNQILIGLALFLTMFIMAPVFDQINREALQPYLNQQLPAQQAIERAEVPIKNFMLAQTRESDLELFVRLSKRTDIATPEAAPLTILVPAFVTSELKTAFQIGFMIFIPFLIIDMVVASILMAMGMMMLSPLIISLPFKIMLFVLIDGWALIMGTLASSFGTL; encoded by the coding sequence ATGTTGCGACTTCTGCTTGTGCTGGTGTTCGCGCTAGGGGCTTCGCTGGCCTTCGCTCAGGAACCGCCATCGCCCAGCCCATTGATCCAGCAGGGCAGCAATCCGCTGTCTATTCCGGCGATCACCTTGAGCACCGACGCCGAAGGGCAGCAGGAATACTCGGTCAGTCTGCAGATCCTGCTGATCATGACGGCGCTGAGCTTCATTCCGGCGTTCCTCATGCTGATGACCAGCTTCACGCGGATCATCATCGTGTTTTCGATTCTGCGTCAGGCTCTCGGTTTGCAGCAGACACCGTCCAACCAGATCCTCATCGGCCTGGCGCTGTTTCTGACCATGTTCATCATGGCGCCGGTGTTCGACCAGATTAACCGCGAAGCCCTGCAGCCTTATCTGAATCAGCAGCTGCCGGCGCAGCAGGCCATCGAGCGCGCCGAGGTGCCGATCAAGAACTTCATGCTGGCGCAAACCCGTGAGAGCGATCTGGAGCTGTTCGTGCGCCTGTCCAAGCGCACCGACATCGCCACGCCGGAAGCGGCGCCGCTGACCATCCTGGTGCCGGCCTTCGTGACCTCGGAGCTCAAGACCGCATTCCAGATCGGCTTCATGATCTTCATTCCGTTTCTGATCATCGACATGGTGGTGGCCAGTATCCTCATGGCCATGGGCATGATGATGCTGTCGCCACTGATCATTTCCCTGCCGTTCAAGATCATGCTGTTCGTGCTGATCGACGGCTGGGCGCTGATCATGGGCACCCTGGCCAGCAGTTTCGGCACGTTATAG
- the fliR gene encoding flagellar biosynthetic protein FliR, whose protein sequence is MFELSDAQIGSWVSSFLLPLFRIAALLMVMPIIGTQLVPTRVRLYLALAISVVIVPTLPPMPQVDSISLQAFMLIAQEILIGVMLGFVLQLLFHVFVVAGQILAMQMGLGFASMVDPANGISVPVIGQYFTMLVTLLFLAMNGHLVVFEVLAESFVTLPPGSGLQVEHYWELATKLGWVMGAALILVLPAVTALLVVNIAFGVMTRAAPQLNIFSIGFPLTLVLGMVIVWISLADILAHYQAIASEALIMLRELARAR, encoded by the coding sequence ATGTTCGAGCTGAGCGATGCGCAGATCGGCAGCTGGGTCAGCAGCTTTCTGCTGCCGCTGTTTCGTATCGCCGCCTTGCTGATGGTGATGCCGATCATCGGCACGCAGCTGGTGCCGACACGGGTGCGCCTATACCTGGCGCTGGCCATCAGTGTGGTCATCGTGCCCACCTTGCCGCCCATGCCGCAGGTCGATTCGATCAGCCTGCAGGCCTTCATGCTGATCGCCCAGGAAATCCTCATCGGCGTGATGCTTGGCTTCGTGTTGCAGCTGCTGTTTCACGTCTTCGTGGTGGCGGGGCAGATCCTTGCCATGCAGATGGGCCTGGGCTTCGCTTCCATGGTCGACCCGGCCAACGGCATTTCGGTGCCGGTGATCGGTCAGTATTTCACCATGCTGGTGACCCTGCTGTTCCTGGCCATGAACGGGCATCTGGTGGTGTTCGAGGTGCTTGCCGAGAGTTTCGTGACGCTGCCGCCGGGTAGTGGCCTGCAGGTCGAGCATTACTGGGAGTTGGCGACCAAGCTCGGCTGGGTGATGGGCGCTGCGCTGATTCTGGTGCTGCCGGCCGTTACCGCGCTTCTGGTGGTGAATATCGCCTTCGGGGTGATGACCCGGGCGGCGCCACAACTGAACATCTTCTCCATCGGTTTTCCGCTCACCCTGGTGCTGGGCATGGTGATCGTATGGATTTCTCTGGCTGACATCCTGGCGCATTATCAGGCCATCGCGAGCGAGGCGTTGATCATGTTGCGTGAACTGGCGAGGGCCCGCTGA
- the sodC gene encoding superoxide dismutase family protein, translated as MKRWMMAALASCCAASLQAADKTVELNAVDANGVGSSVGKVVISQSPYGVVFTPELHDLEPGIHGFHVHSKPSCEPAPKDGKPSAAEAAGGHWDPKKTGKHDLPWSDGHLGDLPALLVTADGKASQPVLAPRIKSVDELKGLSLMVHAGGDNHADHPKPLGGGGARVACGVIE; from the coding sequence ATGAAACGCTGGATGATGGCCGCACTGGCCAGTTGCTGCGCGGCCAGCCTGCAGGCTGCCGACAAGACGGTCGAACTCAACGCAGTGGACGCAAACGGCGTCGGCAGCTCGGTGGGCAAGGTGGTGATCAGCCAAAGCCCTTACGGCGTGGTGTTCACGCCCGAGCTGCATGACCTGGAACCGGGGATTCACGGCTTCCACGTACACAGCAAACCCAGCTGCGAGCCGGCGCCCAAGGATGGCAAGCCCTCTGCGGCCGAAGCCGCCGGCGGCCACTGGGATCCGAAAAAAACCGGCAAGCACGACCTGCCCTGGAGCGATGGCCACCTGGGCGACCTCCCTGCTCTGCTGGTGACCGCTGACGGCAAGGCCAGCCAGCCGGTACTGGCACCACGCATCAAGAGCGTGGACGAACTCAAGGGCCTTTCGCTGATGGTGCATGCCGGCGGCGACAACCATGCCGATCATCCCAAGCCTCTGGGCGGCGGTGGCGCACGCGTCGCCTGCGGTGTGATCGAGTAA
- the flhB gene encoding flagellar biosynthesis protein FlhB, protein MAESESGADKSEEPTEKRRRESREKGQIARSKELNTFAIMLAGTGGLLATGGSIGNAMLEIMRGNFELPREILMDERNMALWLAASGKLALDALLPLLVVLLVMSIVGPIALGGWLFSAKAMAPKFSRMNPLAGLKRMFSMKALIELLKALAKFIVILMVALVVLSMDRDDLLAIANEPIESAIMHSAQVVGWSALWMSFGLILIAAVDVPFQLWDNKQKLMMTKQEVKDEYKDSEGKPEVKQRIRQLQHQMTQQRMMQAVPQADVVITNPTHFAVALKYDPQTGQAPMLLAKGGDFVALKIREIATEHSVLILESPALARSIYHTTELDQEIPAGLYLAVAQVLAYVYQIRQFQAGKGKRPAPLKDLPIPPDLRRDE, encoded by the coding sequence ATGGCCGAGTCGGAAAGCGGTGCCGACAAGAGCGAGGAACCCACGGAGAAACGCCGCCGGGAATCTCGTGAAAAAGGGCAGATCGCCCGCTCCAAGGAGCTCAATACCTTCGCCATCATGCTGGCCGGCACTGGTGGGCTGCTAGCCACCGGCGGCTCGATCGGCAATGCCATGCTGGAAATCATGCGTGGCAACTTCGAACTGCCGCGCGAGATTCTGATGGACGAGCGCAATATGGCGCTGTGGCTGGCGGCCTCCGGAAAGCTGGCGCTGGACGCGCTGTTACCGCTGCTCGTGGTGCTATTGGTGATGTCCATCGTCGGGCCCATCGCCCTGGGGGGCTGGCTGTTCTCGGCCAAGGCCATGGCGCCCAAGTTCAGTCGCATGAATCCGCTGGCCGGGCTCAAGCGCATGTTTTCGATGAAGGCACTGATCGAGCTGCTCAAGGCGTTGGCCAAATTCATCGTCATTTTGATGGTGGCCCTGGTGGTGCTGTCGATGGACCGCGACGATCTACTCGCGATTGCCAATGAACCGATCGAGTCGGCCATCATGCACTCGGCTCAGGTCGTCGGCTGGAGCGCGTTGTGGATGTCGTTCGGGCTGATCCTGATCGCCGCCGTGGACGTGCCGTTCCAGCTCTGGGACAACAAGCAGAAGCTGATGATGACCAAGCAGGAGGTAAAGGACGAGTACAAGGACAGCGAGGGCAAACCCGAGGTCAAGCAGCGCATCCGCCAGTTGCAGCATCAGATGACCCAGCAGCGCATGATGCAGGCCGTGCCCCAGGCCGACGTGGTGATCACCAACCCGACCCACTTCGCTGTGGCCCTGAAGTACGACCCGCAAACGGGTCAGGCGCCCATGCTCTTGGCCAAGGGTGGCGATTTTGTCGCGCTGAAGATCCGCGAGATCGCCACCGAGCACAGTGTGCTGATCCTGGAGTCGCCGGCGTTGGCGCGCTCGATCTACCACACCACCGAGTTGGATCAGGAAATTCCTGCCGGTTTGTACCTCGCGGTTGCTCAGGTACTGGCGTACGTCTATCAGATTCGCCAGTTCCAGGCCGGCAAGGGCAAGCGTCCAGCGCCGCTGAAGGATCTGCCGATCCCGCCCGATCTGCGCCGCGACGAGTGA
- the fliN gene encoding flagellar motor switch protein FliN encodes MADENEQTSPEEQALADEWAAALSESGDAGGQDDIDAMLAASAASQPSAPRAPMEEFGSMPKTNNPVNLEGPNLDVILDIPVSISMEVGNADITIRNLLQLNQGSVIELDRLAGEPLDVLVNGTLIAHGEVVVVNEKFGIRLTDVISPSERIKKLR; translated from the coding sequence ATGGCAGATGAGAACGAACAAACCAGCCCCGAAGAACAAGCGCTCGCCGATGAGTGGGCGGCTGCGCTGTCCGAATCCGGTGACGCGGGCGGGCAGGACGATATCGATGCGATGTTGGCCGCCAGTGCGGCCAGCCAGCCGTCGGCGCCGCGTGCGCCGATGGAAGAGTTCGGCAGCATGCCCAAGACCAATAACCCGGTTAATCTGGAAGGCCCGAATCTCGATGTGATCCTCGATATTCCGGTGTCCATTTCCATGGAAGTGGGCAATGCCGACATCACCATTCGCAACCTGCTGCAGCTCAACCAGGGCTCGGTGATCGAGCTCGACCGCCTGGCCGGCGAGCCGCTCGACGTGCTGGTCAACGGCACGCTGATCGCCCATGGCGAAGTGGTGGTGGTCAACGAGAAGTTCGGCATTCGCCTGACCGACGTGATCAGTCCCAGCGAACGCATCAAGAAGCTGCGCTGA
- the fliQ gene encoding flagellar biosynthesis protein FliQ: MTPEVAVDLFREGLWLISLMVGLLVMPSLLVGLLVAMFQAATQINEQTLSFLPRLLVMLLTLIVAGPWMVQQLMEYTQNLIMNIPQLIG; encoded by the coding sequence ATGACTCCTGAAGTTGCTGTCGATCTGTTTCGCGAAGGGCTCTGGCTGATTTCCCTGATGGTCGGGTTGCTGGTCATGCCCAGCTTGCTGGTAGGCCTTTTGGTGGCGATGTTCCAGGCTGCTACCCAGATCAACGAACAGACCCTGAGCTTTCTGCCGCGCCTGCTGGTGATGCTGCTGACGCTGATCGTCGCCGGGCCGTGGATGGTGCAGCAGCTGATGGAATACACGCAGAACCTGATCATGAACATTCCGCAGCTGATCGGCTGA